A genome region from Natronosalvus rutilus includes the following:
- a CDS encoding ABC transporter permease produces MNGDDSTDGTDGSWRDRGGATLDRLVDASAAERIAISLTALVFAIVVGAVLVFVSGFVADCSSPFIYLPGLGYGCYNPLEVYWTILAGSFGSFSDLGQTLLETTLLLFTGLSVAVAFRAGLFNIGTQGQMVLGGLATAMTVLTVGEFLPANLLGSLVVIPLGVAVGAVVGGIWGMIPGLMKAYADAHEVITTIMLNFVAAGVAYWLVQVHIGDLASDSVQTHSIPAIARLPESIAGSRFSVIALLAALAVAVGIALLYTRTVLGYDLRTSGIQETAAEYGGVDAKRNVVTSMTLSGALGGIAGAVYVMMVQYRWQAGIPSLGFDGIAVSILAGNNPIGVIPAALLFGTLKSGSLAVDISLGVPNELIEVLRGLIILFIAMPEFFRMIGKRYGYGTDPVATDGGESQ; encoded by the coding sequence ATGAACGGTGACGACAGCACGGACGGCACGGACGGCAGCTGGCGCGACCGCGGCGGCGCAACCCTCGACCGACTCGTCGACGCCTCGGCCGCCGAGCGCATCGCGATCAGTCTCACGGCGCTGGTCTTCGCCATCGTCGTCGGCGCAGTGCTGGTGTTCGTTTCCGGCTTCGTCGCCGACTGCTCGAGTCCCTTCATCTACCTGCCGGGACTGGGGTACGGCTGTTACAACCCGCTCGAGGTCTACTGGACGATCCTTGCCGGCTCGTTCGGCTCCTTCAGCGACCTCGGACAGACGCTGTTAGAGACCACGCTATTGTTGTTCACCGGACTCTCGGTCGCAGTGGCCTTTCGAGCCGGGCTGTTCAACATCGGCACGCAGGGACAGATGGTGCTGGGCGGGTTGGCGACGGCGATGACGGTGCTCACCGTCGGCGAGTTCCTCCCAGCGAACCTGCTGGGTTCGCTCGTCGTGATCCCGCTCGGCGTCGCCGTCGGCGCCGTCGTCGGCGGGATCTGGGGCATGATTCCCGGCCTGATGAAGGCCTACGCGGACGCTCACGAAGTGATTACGACGATCATGCTCAACTTCGTCGCCGCGGGCGTCGCCTACTGGCTCGTCCAGGTCCACATCGGCGACCTGGCGAGCGATTCGGTCCAGACGCATTCGATCCCGGCAATCGCCAGGCTCCCGGAGTCGATCGCCGGAAGCCGGTTCTCGGTCATCGCCCTGCTCGCGGCGCTGGCCGTCGCCGTCGGTATCGCCCTCCTGTACACGCGGACCGTCCTGGGCTACGACCTGCGGACGAGCGGCATCCAGGAGACTGCCGCCGAGTACGGCGGAGTCGACGCAAAACGCAACGTTGTCACGAGCATGACGCTCTCGGGCGCCCTGGGCGGCATCGCGGGCGCCGTCTACGTCATGATGGTCCAGTACCGCTGGCAGGCCGGCATTCCGTCGCTCGGCTTCGACGGCATCGCGGTCTCCATCCTGGCCGGAAACAATCCCATCGGCGTGATTCCGGCCGCCCTCCTGTTCGGCACGCTGAAGAGCGGGAGCCTGGCCGTGGACATCTCCCTCGGCGTTCCGAACGAACTCATCGAAGTACTCAGGGGGCTGATTATCCTCTTCATCGCGATGCCGGAGTTCTTCCGCATGATCGGCAAGCGCTACGGCTACGGCACCGACCCAGTGGCAACCGACGGAGGTGAGAGCCAGTGA
- a CDS encoding ABC transporter permease, with product MSASTITGRQRLALGAVVSGLFVLAVALLLVDGGREIAVDVAGVFTASYLGSALRLTVPIAFAAMGGIFAEKSGVINIGLEGLLIIGALSAIATNYALGLESTPIDANPWLALLAAVLASAFVAFLFAAVCIEFKADQIIAGLAVWLIALGAAPFVSVIIWGQRNSPRVGMFSSISIPGLSALPGIGAIFSITPPVLLLLLAVPFSWFLLNRTTFGMRLEASGEDPKSLDTAGVDVRKVRYAGVILSGIYCGIGGAGLALNTGTFVGTGDTMIDGRGWIGLTAYLIGNYNPVGAFLASFLFAGLDALQLELQQISTITISSTLVGIVPYVAVLVVLTFVGRTRMPSAAGEHYDSDE from the coding sequence GTGAGCGCGTCGACGATCACCGGGCGACAGCGACTCGCCCTCGGGGCGGTCGTCAGCGGCCTGTTCGTCCTCGCCGTCGCCCTCCTCCTCGTCGACGGCGGCCGCGAAATCGCGGTCGACGTCGCCGGCGTCTTCACCGCCTCTTACCTCGGATCGGCGCTCCGACTCACCGTCCCAATCGCCTTCGCCGCGATGGGCGGCATCTTCGCCGAAAAGTCCGGCGTCATCAACATCGGCCTCGAGGGCCTCCTCATCATCGGCGCGCTGAGTGCCATCGCGACCAACTACGCCCTCGGGCTCGAGTCTACGCCGATCGATGCAAACCCGTGGCTGGCGCTGCTGGCCGCCGTACTCGCGAGCGCGTTCGTCGCGTTTCTGTTTGCTGCGGTCTGTATCGAGTTCAAGGCCGATCAGATCATCGCCGGACTCGCCGTCTGGCTGATCGCCCTGGGCGCCGCGCCGTTCGTCAGCGTCATCATCTGGGGGCAACGGAACAGCCCGCGAGTCGGGATGTTCTCATCGATTTCGATTCCAGGTCTCTCCGCGCTTCCTGGCATCGGTGCGATCTTTTCGATCACGCCTCCGGTGCTCCTGTTGTTGCTAGCGGTGCCGTTCTCGTGGTTCCTTCTCAACCGGACCACCTTCGGGATGCGTCTCGAGGCCAGCGGTGAGGATCCGAAATCGCTCGATACGGCCGGCGTCGACGTCCGAAAAGTGCGCTACGCTGGCGTCATCCTGTCGGGTATTTACTGCGGAATCGGCGGTGCCGGACTGGCGCTCAACACGGGCACGTTCGTCGGGACCGGCGACACGATGATCGACGGCCGGGGCTGGATCGGCCTGACTGCGTACCTGATCGGGAACTACAACCCCGTCGGGGCGTTCCTCGCGTCGTTCCTCTTCGCGGGCCTCGACGCGCTCCAGCTCGAACTTCAGCAGATCTCCACGATCACCATCTCCTCGACGCTCGTCGGCATCGTCCCCTACGTCGCCGTCCTGGTCGTGCTCACGTTCGTCGGTCGCACTCGGATGCCGTCGGCCGCGGGCGAACACTACGACTCCGACGAGTAG
- a CDS encoding GNAT family N-acetyltransferase, with protein sequence MTIYRALSEDERDRFHEYVSYAFTPTDGPPAYDPAEHDRPRALLGDRRGLFPDGGGDPFCVCKHYWFDVHVRGDEHSVAGLASVASPPEHRRSGYVRDLLAASLEEYRDRGATLAALWPFRHRFYRQYGWTTANRQLRVECDPADLSFARTRLEAGTIENGRYRRLEADDYETLDPVYGHHAARYDLSINRDADWWRYRVFENWETDPFVAVWERDGEPAGYLEYTIDGDWGDRTMDVAELAYTDVEAFLALLSFCRDHDSQVQTVRFRLPVDTPLLDVASDPDDLETELEGGPMVRIVDVSRALSVLSYPTVDASVTLAVDDPLATWNDGVFELSVESGDGTCERVPVPDSNIALDVGTLSQLAVGVRPARALERAGRLDVSPGTLETLETLFPARSVFLRDGF encoded by the coding sequence ATGACGATCTATCGGGCACTCTCCGAGGACGAGCGCGATCGATTTCACGAGTACGTCTCCTACGCATTCACACCCACCGACGGCCCGCCGGCGTACGATCCGGCGGAACACGACCGGCCGCGAGCGCTCCTCGGCGACCGACGGGGGCTGTTCCCGGACGGGGGTGGAGATCCGTTCTGTGTCTGCAAACACTACTGGTTCGACGTTCACGTCCGCGGCGACGAACACTCGGTGGCTGGCCTCGCCTCCGTCGCCTCGCCGCCGGAACACCGCCGGAGCGGCTACGTCCGGGACCTGCTGGCCGCCTCGCTCGAGGAGTACCGCGACCGGGGTGCGACGCTCGCGGCCCTCTGGCCGTTTCGCCACCGGTTTTACCGTCAGTACGGCTGGACGACGGCCAACCGCCAGCTTCGAGTCGAGTGCGACCCCGCGGACCTCTCGTTCGCCCGGACGCGGCTCGAGGCGGGAACCATCGAAAACGGCCGATACCGTCGGCTCGAGGCCGACGACTACGAGACCCTCGACCCGGTATACGGACACCACGCCGCGCGCTACGACCTTTCGATCAATCGCGACGCCGACTGGTGGCGCTACCGCGTCTTCGAGAACTGGGAGACGGACCCGTTCGTCGCCGTCTGGGAACGCGACGGGGAGCCGGCGGGTTACCTCGAGTACACGATCGACGGCGACTGGGGCGATCGGACGATGGACGTCGCCGAACTCGCCTACACCGACGTCGAGGCGTTCCTGGCGCTCCTGTCGTTCTGTCGCGACCACGATTCACAGGTCCAGACCGTTCGCTTTCGCCTACCAGTCGACACGCCACTTCTCGACGTCGCGAGCGATCCGGACGACCTCGAGACCGAACTCGAGGGTGGCCCGATGGTCCGGATTGTCGACGTCTCGCGGGCGCTGTCGGTGCTCTCGTATCCGACCGTCGACGCCAGCGTGACGCTCGCCGTCGACGACCCGCTGGCTACGTGGAACGACGGTGTGTTCGAACTCTCGGTCGAGAGTGGCGATGGTACCTGCGAACGCGTACCCGTGCCGGACTCAAACATCGCGCTCGACGTTGGAACGCTGTCACAACTCGCCGTCGGCGTCCGTCCGGCTCGGGCGCTCGAGCGTGCGGGTCGTCTCGATGTATCTCCGGGGACGCTCGAGACGCTCGAGACGCTGTTTCCCGCGCGGTCGGTGTTCCTGCGGGACGGGTTCTGA
- a CDS encoding mechanosensitive ion channel family protein has product MVHTQPAQVTVPDWLQDPIAELVTFLPRLVGALVILAIGWIIGRLAGRVVMRIADGIELDRMVLETPLGRILGGTEQAVSRTFGKLAKWFVYALAILAAANALAIALLSEWISTAVSYLPAFIAGLLVIVFGFIVADFVGDMIERTRAATQTVYTSWFADGARVFLYFTAIVIGLGTMGIDVGILLVFARALAWGLAAAVAIGAGVAFGWGGKDYVAENIDGWMRRTNSMTPSDESSDQRRSESSAGTGSGSSARTDREPGPGADSDD; this is encoded by the coding sequence ATGGTTCACACACAACCCGCACAGGTAACGGTTCCCGACTGGCTTCAGGATCCGATCGCCGAACTGGTGACGTTTCTGCCGCGACTCGTCGGCGCGCTGGTGATCCTAGCCATCGGCTGGATCATCGGCCGCCTCGCCGGCCGCGTCGTCATGCGAATCGCCGACGGCATCGAACTCGACCGCATGGTACTCGAGACGCCGCTCGGGCGCATTCTCGGTGGAACAGAGCAGGCCGTCTCGAGAACGTTCGGCAAACTGGCGAAGTGGTTCGTGTACGCCCTCGCGATTCTCGCGGCCGCGAACGCCCTCGCGATCGCACTCCTGTCGGAGTGGATCTCGACCGCGGTCTCGTACCTGCCGGCGTTCATCGCGGGCCTGCTCGTCATCGTCTTCGGGTTCATCGTCGCTGACTTCGTCGGCGACATGATCGAGCGGACTCGAGCAGCGACCCAGACGGTCTACACGTCCTGGTTCGCCGACGGTGCTCGGGTGTTCCTCTACTTCACGGCCATCGTGATCGGCCTCGGGACGATGGGCATCGACGTCGGCATCCTGTTAGTCTTCGCGCGAGCGCTCGCGTGGGGCCTGGCCGCAGCCGTGGCGATCGGCGCCGGCGTCGCCTTCGGCTGGGGCGGCAAGGACTACGTCGCCGAGAACATCGACGGCTGGATGCGCCGGACGAACTCGATGACGCCGTCCGATGAGTCGTCCGATCAGCGACGGAGCGAGAGTAGTGCTGGAACGGGGAGCGGGTCCAGCGCTCGAACGGACCGCGAACCCGGTCCTGGCGCGGACTCGGACGACTGA
- a CDS encoding DUF1467 domain-containing protein, with protein MPTRLLESTRFVTVMSATLVAAGVAISSGLTPSVRSLAALCLVSVGLAGVAIEVSERPLEGVHRAAVRWWAVAFVAFLPYGLVAAPSSEGATAVANSLSGTIPLVAFEVGAGSAFLCAIAVTTLYAMARYGVHPGRPRPEERILAEGDD; from the coding sequence ATGCCCACTCGTCTCCTCGAGTCGACGCGGTTCGTGACTGTCATGTCGGCGACACTCGTCGCCGCTGGCGTCGCCATCAGCAGCGGTTTGACGCCCTCGGTACGGTCGCTCGCGGCGCTGTGTCTCGTCTCGGTCGGACTCGCCGGCGTCGCGATCGAGGTGAGCGAACGCCCGCTCGAGGGCGTTCATCGGGCGGCAGTTCGCTGGTGGGCGGTCGCCTTCGTCGCCTTCCTCCCCTACGGACTCGTGGCGGCGCCCTCGAGCGAGGGAGCGACGGCGGTCGCCAATTCCCTGTCCGGCACGATACCGCTCGTCGCGTTCGAAGTCGGTGCCGGGAGCGCGTTCCTGTGTGCGATTGCGGTAACGACGCTCTACGCGATGGCGCGCTACGGCGTTCATCCAGGACGGCCACGGCCCGAAGAGCGGATTCTGGCCGAGGGCGACGACTGA
- a CDS encoding pyridoxal phosphate-dependent aminotransferase, whose amino-acid sequence MTRSLEPAERVQAVGPSGIRRFFEIAEERDDVISLGVGEPDFSAPWAARDAAIQSLERGKTSYTANRGMYDLREAISSYVADRFGLEYGPDEEVLVTAGASEAVDLAFRAFVDPGDTVAIAQPAYISYGPGVTFAGGEVLPVRTREEDDFRLTVEALEAAGAEAADLLVMCYPNNPTGAVMTRADLEPIAEFAREHDLAVLSDEIYAELTYDERDADASPGAATHASIATLPGMRERTIVCNGFSKAHAMTGLRLGYALGPAGATGAMNRVHQYGMLSAPTTAQYAALEALDSCANDVEAMVDQYGRRRRFVISRFREIGTPCFEAKGAFYVFPEVPDGWDGSANDFAERLLREYGVAVVPGDVFGVGGEGHLRVSYATGLEDLREALARIESFVDEHV is encoded by the coding sequence ATGACCAGGAGCCTCGAGCCAGCCGAACGCGTCCAGGCGGTCGGCCCCTCGGGTATCCGTCGCTTCTTCGAAATCGCGGAGGAGCGCGACGACGTTATCTCGCTGGGCGTCGGCGAACCCGACTTCTCCGCGCCGTGGGCGGCCCGGGACGCTGCCATCCAGTCGCTCGAGCGAGGGAAGACCTCCTACACGGCCAACCGCGGCATGTACGACCTTCGCGAGGCCATCTCGAGCTACGTCGCCGACCGCTTCGGCCTCGAGTACGGCCCCGACGAGGAGGTTCTCGTCACCGCGGGCGCGAGCGAGGCCGTCGACCTGGCCTTTCGGGCGTTCGTCGACCCCGGCGACACCGTCGCCATCGCCCAGCCGGCGTACATCTCCTACGGACCGGGCGTGACCTTCGCGGGCGGAGAGGTACTCCCCGTACGGACGCGAGAGGAGGACGACTTTCGGCTCACGGTCGAGGCACTCGAGGCCGCCGGGGCCGAGGCTGCGGACCTGCTCGTCATGTGCTATCCGAACAATCCGACCGGCGCCGTGATGACGCGCGCGGATCTCGAGCCCATCGCCGAGTTCGCCCGCGAGCACGACCTCGCGGTCCTCTCGGACGAGATTTACGCCGAGTTGACCTACGACGAGCGCGACGCCGACGCGAGTCCCGGCGCCGCCACCCACGCGTCCATCGCGACGCTGCCGGGCATGCGCGAGCGTACGATCGTCTGCAACGGGTTCTCGAAGGCTCATGCGATGACCGGGTTGCGACTGGGCTACGCGCTCGGTCCCGCCGGGGCGACCGGCGCGATGAACCGCGTCCACCAGTACGGCATGCTCTCGGCGCCGACGACCGCCCAGTACGCGGCCCTCGAGGCGCTCGACTCCTGTGCGAACGACGTCGAGGCGATGGTGGACCAGTACGGCCGCCGCCGCCGATTCGTCATCTCGCGGTTTCGCGAGATCGGAACGCCGTGTTTCGAGGCGAAAGGGGCGTTCTACGTCTTCCCCGAGGTGCCCGACGGGTGGGACGGGAGCGCGAACGACTTCGCCGAGCGACTGCTCCGCGAGTACGGCGTCGCGGTCGTCCCCGGTGACGTCTTCGGCGTCGGTGGCGAGGGCCACCTCCGGGTCTCGTACGCGACGGGCCTCGAGGACTTACGCGAGGCGCTGGCGCGGATCGAGTCGTTCGTTGACGAGCACGTCTGA